A part of Lacinutrix sp. 5H-3-7-4 genomic DNA contains:
- a CDS encoding GH3 auxin-responsive promoter family protein → MSIKSILAKPFAAFVNRSVSKWANNPIETQNKVFQNLITQAEKTEFGKDHDFKNIKNHHDFVKRVPIRDYEALKPYVEKVVAGEENILWTGKPLYFAKTSGTTSGAKYIPITAESMPNHIKAARNAILLYIHETGNSKFVDGKMIFLQGSPILKEENGVQLGRLSGIVAHFVPKYLQKNRLPSWETNCIEDWETKVDAIVKETLPENMTIISGIPSWVQMYFEKLQQKTGKQVGDIFKNFNLFIFGGVNYEPYRAKFESLIGRKVDSIELYPASEGFFAFQDKQNEKGMLLQLDSGMFYEFVLAEDFFKENPKRITLKEVELDKNYVMIISTNAGLWAYNLGDTIMFTSLKPYRVIVSGRIKHFISAFGEHVIAKEVEHALKMATKTENISINEFTVAPQISPESGLPYHEWFIEFEKVPENKLALAQKIDAAMQQQNSYYLDLIEGKVLQPLKITIVPKNGFKNYMKSIGKLGGQNKIPRLANDRKIADALKNQIIVK, encoded by the coding sequence ATGTCAATAAAATCAATTTTAGCAAAACCTTTTGCAGCTTTTGTAAATAGATCGGTTTCTAAATGGGCTAATAACCCTATAGAAACACAAAATAAGGTGTTTCAAAATTTAATAACTCAAGCAGAAAAAACAGAATTTGGTAAAGACCACGATTTTAAAAATATAAAAAACCATCATGATTTTGTAAAGCGTGTTCCAATAAGAGATTACGAAGCTCTAAAACCTTACGTAGAAAAGGTCGTTGCTGGAGAAGAGAATATTTTATGGACAGGCAAGCCGTTATATTTCGCTAAAACCTCTGGTACAACCTCTGGCGCTAAATATATACCAATAACGGCAGAGAGCATGCCTAATCATATAAAAGCAGCTAGAAATGCAATACTGCTTTATATACACGAAACAGGAAATTCGAAGTTTGTAGACGGTAAAATGATTTTTTTACAAGGTAGTCCAATTTTAAAAGAAGAAAACGGTGTCCAATTAGGAAGGCTTTCCGGCATTGTTGCACACTTTGTACCAAAATACCTTCAAAAAAACCGATTACCATCATGGGAAACAAATTGTATTGAAGATTGGGAAACTAAGGTAGATGCTATAGTTAAAGAAACCTTACCAGAAAACATGACTATAATATCTGGAATTCCATCTTGGGTACAAATGTATTTTGAAAAATTACAACAAAAAACAGGAAAACAAGTAGGTGACATTTTTAAAAACTTTAACCTTTTTATATTTGGAGGCGTAAATTACGAACCATATCGTGCTAAATTTGAAAGTCTAATAGGCCGAAAAGTAGATAGTATAGAATTGTATCCTGCAAGTGAAGGTTTTTTTGCATTTCAAGATAAACAAAACGAAAAAGGCATGCTTTTACAGTTAGACTCTGGTATGTTTTACGAATTTGTTTTAGCCGAAGATTTCTTTAAAGAAAACCCAAAACGTATAACCCTAAAAGAAGTAGAATTAGACAAAAATTATGTCATGATAATTTCTACAAATGCTGGATTATGGGCGTATAACTTAGGAGATACAATAATGTTTACAAGCCTAAAACCGTACCGTGTTATTGTTTCAGGAAGAATAAAACACTTTATATCTGCATTTGGTGAACATGTAATAGCAAAAGAAGTAGAACACGCTTTAAAAATGGCAACTAAAACCGAAAACATTAGTATAAACGAGTTTACTGTAGCACCTCAAATAAGTCCAGAATCTGGATTACCATACCACGAATGGTTTATAGAATTTGAGAAAGTACCAGAAAATAAATTGGCTTTAGCACAAAAAATAGATGCAGCAATGCAGCAACAAAACAGTTACTATTTAGATTTAATAGAAGGTAAAGTATTACAGCCACTTAAAATTACAATTGTTCCTAAAAATGGTTTTAAAAACTATATGAAATCTATAGGAAAATTGGGAGGACAAAATAAAATTCCACGTTTAGCAAACGATCGTAAAATAGCAGATGCTTTAAAAAACCAAATTATTGTTAAATAA